A window of the Candidatus Eisenbacteria bacterium genome harbors these coding sequences:
- a CDS encoding lmo0937 family membrane protein, which yields MLWTIAVVLLLLWAVGLMTSYTVGGLIHLLLLLAVAAILIRVIQGRRPV from the coding sequence ATGTTGTGGACGATCGCAGTCGTGTTGCTTCTTCTCTGGGCCGTCGGACTGATGACCTCATACACGGTCGGAGGACTGATCCATCTCCTGCTTCTGCTCGCGGTCGCCGCGATCCTGATCCGGGTCATTCAAGGC
- a CDS encoding sigma-54 dependent transcriptional regulator, with product MSSLLIVDDEANIRSSLQGALGREGYHADVAGTLAEARERLRESRDVVLLDVLLPDGSGLDLLAEIAAHTPETVVVVMSGHATIDVAVEATRRGAFDFMEKPISLERLLVVLRNATATQDLEAENRRLRRPWALPLVGRSSALRSVEQMIEAAGRNPVARVLIEGEHGTGKELVARAIHAAGPRRARPFVAVNCSAIPEDLFESEMFGHERGAFTGATQARRGRFEEAHGGTLFLDEVADLSLRGQAKLLRVLQEKEVTRVGGNRLIAVDVAVVAATNRDLRQRIAAEQFREDLYYRLAGLTILVPPLRERAEDIAPLVEHFAARFAKETGIRVPRFAPPAIEQLARYSFPGNVRELHNVVERLLMLHPGSTIGAEQIRGVLHATAPSSDRTPVPAGGRRLAEAVQEFEKKEIEAALESTEGNMTQAASRLGLERSHLYKKMRKLGLRPESWGNL from the coding sequence ATGTCATCGCTTCTGATCGTGGATGATGAAGCCAACATCCGGAGCAGCCTGCAGGGGGCCCTCGGGCGCGAGGGCTATCACGCCGATGTCGCCGGCACGCTCGCGGAAGCGCGCGAGCGGCTGCGCGAATCGCGCGACGTGGTGCTGCTCGACGTGCTGCTGCCGGACGGCAGCGGGCTCGATCTGCTGGCCGAGATCGCGGCTCACACGCCCGAGACCGTGGTGGTGGTGATGTCGGGCCACGCGACCATCGATGTGGCGGTCGAAGCCACGCGACGCGGCGCCTTCGACTTCATGGAGAAACCGATCTCGCTCGAGCGGCTGCTGGTGGTGCTTCGCAATGCCACCGCGACCCAGGATCTCGAGGCCGAGAATCGACGGCTCCGCCGCCCGTGGGCGCTCCCGCTCGTCGGCCGCTCCTCAGCACTGCGAAGCGTGGAGCAGATGATCGAGGCGGCCGGGCGGAACCCGGTCGCCCGCGTGCTGATCGAAGGCGAGCACGGGACCGGCAAGGAGCTGGTGGCGCGAGCCATCCATGCCGCGGGTCCGAGGCGGGCGCGTCCATTCGTCGCGGTGAACTGCTCGGCGATCCCCGAGGATCTGTTCGAGTCGGAGATGTTCGGCCACGAGCGGGGCGCCTTCACGGGCGCGACCCAGGCACGCCGCGGCCGGTTCGAGGAGGCTCACGGAGGGACCCTCTTCCTCGACGAGGTGGCCGACCTGAGCCTGCGCGGACAGGCCAAGCTGCTGCGGGTCCTCCAGGAGAAGGAAGTGACACGCGTCGGCGGCAACCGCTTGATCGCGGTCGACGTCGCGGTGGTCGCGGCCACCAATCGCGATCTTCGCCAGCGGATCGCGGCCGAGCAGTTCCGCGAGGATCTCTACTACCGGCTGGCGGGTCTCACCATCCTCGTGCCGCCGCTTCGCGAGCGGGCCGAAGACATCGCGCCGCTGGTCGAGCATTTCGCGGCCCGCTTCGCGAAGGAGACCGGCATTCGCGTTCCGCGATTCGCGCCGCCGGCGATCGAGCAGCTCGCCCGCTATTCATTCCCCGGCAACGTGCGCGAGCTCCACAACGTGGTCGAGCGCCTGCTCATGCTCCACCCCGGATCGACGATCGGGGCCGAGCAGATTCGCGGCGTGCTGCACGCCACGGCGCCTTCGAGCGATCGCACGCCCGTTCCGGCGGGCGGCCGGCGCCTGGCCGAGGCGGTCCAGGAGTTCGAGAAGAAGGAGATCGAAGCGGCGCTCGAGTCCACGGAGGGGAACATGACTCAGGCCGCGAGCCGGCTGGGACTCGAACGCAGCCACCTCTACAAGAAGATGCGCAAGCTGGGGCTCAGACCGGAGTCCTGGGGCAACCTGTGA
- a CDS encoding ATP-binding protein — translation MKSLRSRLILGSAFIALLPLALAIFLLSFRVERMMRTEAGERLDVALGGLQSELEVQAEEVAQKLRILARDVTLKRLYLVGDERQELRRYLEEKRFLLGLDFLAVSDTAGAVVTGSEARSGAAPDSLERGLSMSGAAPILYQGEHAGLLRGGLALDSTFLRRLRQTRGVDLVLREGDRVVASTLGGSPDRPSDVLGVMSRLTVAGQPYLARSFPLDLGSGSSISVIGLVPAAAGDRTIITLQLTAALLGLLGVIIAVVLGVMWSSQVSRPVVTLAAFADRLSRGEWEEPLALKSVGELQTLVAALERMRGDLRRYREQLVIGERHAAWSQMARKVAHEIKNPLTPIAISISDLKRSYEQKRPDFPQVLDQAVRTVGEEVHALKRLLEEFSELGRFPAPVFAPCDVADLFADLEALYSREASEGRLLIDRAQLDGALAADAAQLRQALVNLVKNGLEAIDGDGRVTLAAAARDGGVEITVSDTGPGLSAEQRAHLFVPGFTTKTSGSGLGLTIVERIVHDHGGTVVAEAAGGGGTTFRIFLPRRPGS, via the coding sequence ATGAAGTCGCTCCGCTCTCGGCTCATCCTGGGCTCCGCATTCATCGCCTTGCTTCCGCTCGCGCTCGCCATCTTCCTGCTCTCGTTCCGGGTGGAGCGCATGATGAGAACCGAGGCCGGCGAGCGGCTCGACGTGGCACTCGGCGGGCTGCAGTCGGAGCTCGAGGTCCAGGCCGAGGAGGTCGCGCAGAAGCTGCGAATCCTGGCGCGCGACGTCACGCTCAAACGGCTCTATCTGGTCGGTGACGAGCGCCAGGAGCTCCGCCGTTATCTCGAGGAGAAGCGCTTCCTCCTCGGGCTCGACTTCCTCGCCGTGTCGGACACGGCAGGCGCCGTCGTCACCGGCAGCGAGGCGCGCTCCGGTGCGGCGCCCGACAGCCTGGAGCGCGGCTTGTCGATGTCGGGTGCGGCGCCGATCCTCTATCAGGGCGAGCACGCGGGTCTGCTGCGTGGAGGGCTCGCGCTCGACTCGACGTTCCTCCGGCGCCTCAGGCAGACGCGCGGCGTGGATCTGGTGCTCCGTGAGGGCGACCGCGTCGTGGCCTCGACGCTCGGGGGATCGCCCGATCGGCCTTCGGACGTCCTCGGTGTGATGTCCCGGCTCACGGTGGCGGGCCAGCCCTACCTGGCGCGCAGCTTTCCGCTGGATCTGGGGAGTGGCTCGTCCATCTCGGTGATCGGTCTCGTGCCGGCGGCCGCCGGGGATCGGACGATCATCACGCTCCAGCTCACCGCTGCGCTCCTCGGTCTGCTCGGAGTCATCATCGCGGTCGTCCTCGGCGTGATGTGGTCGTCCCAGGTGTCGCGCCCGGTGGTGACGCTGGCGGCCTTTGCCGACCGCCTGTCGAGAGGCGAGTGGGAAGAGCCGCTCGCCCTGAAGAGCGTGGGCGAGCTGCAGACCCTGGTGGCCGCGCTCGAGCGCATGCGCGGTGATCTGCGCCGCTATCGCGAGCAGCTCGTGATCGGCGAGCGGCACGCGGCCTGGAGCCAGATGGCCCGGAAAGTGGCGCACGAGATCAAGAACCCGCTCACGCCGATCGCGATCTCCATCTCCGACCTCAAGCGCAGCTACGAGCAGAAGCGTCCCGACTTTCCGCAAGTGCTCGACCAGGCGGTGCGCACGGTGGGCGAAGAGGTGCACGCGCTCAAGCGGCTGCTCGAGGAGTTCTCCGAGCTCGGCCGTTTTCCGGCGCCGGTGTTCGCGCCGTGTGACGTCGCCGATCTGTTCGCGGATCTCGAGGCGCTCTATTCGCGCGAGGCCTCCGAAGGCCGGCTGCTCATCGATCGCGCGCAGCTCGACGGCGCGCTGGCGGCCGACGCGGCCCAGCTCAGGCAGGCGCTGGTCAACCTGGTGAAGAACGGCCTCGAGGCGATCGACGGCGATGGACGCGTCACGCTGGCGGCGGCTGCCCGGGATGGCGGCGTGGAGATCACGGTGAGCGACACGGGTCCCGGCCTGAGCGCGGAGCAGCGGGCCCACCTGTTCGTGCCCGGATTCACGACCAAGACCTCGGGCAGCGGACTGGGACTCACCATCGTCGAGCGGATCGTCCACGACCATGGCGGAACCGTCGTGGCCGAAGCCGCGGGAGGCGGTGGCACGACGTTTCGCATCTTCCTTCCTCGAAGGCCTGGGAGCTGA
- a CDS encoding FlgD immunoglobulin-like domain containing protein — protein sequence MYDLRYSTSPITVTNFPSASGVGGVPPPAPAGTYESFMVTGLQAGVTYYFAIKARDEAGNWSKISNVVSKVATTTLDAADQVAVLSFSQPRPNPARSGSLFVMQLPAAANVLVEAFDVAGRRVRTLADQQYAAGEHPVRWDLYDHQGRRVSPGMYKVRARLGSTTFTRNVVII from the coding sequence ATGTACGACCTCCGCTACAGCACGTCGCCGATCACGGTGACGAACTTTCCGTCTGCGAGCGGCGTGGGAGGGGTTCCGCCCCCCGCGCCGGCAGGCACCTACGAGAGTTTCATGGTCACCGGACTCCAGGCGGGAGTGACGTACTACTTCGCCATCAAAGCCCGCGACGAGGCCGGCAACTGGTCCAAGATCTCCAACGTCGTGTCGAAGGTGGCCACGACGACACTCGATGCCGCCGACCAGGTGGCGGTGTTGTCCTTCTCGCAGCCTCGGCCCAATCCGGCGCGGTCCGGCTCCTTGTTCGTGATGCAGCTACCCGCTGCGGCCAATGTGCTGGTCGAGGCGTTCGACGTCGCGGGCAGACGGGTTCGCACGTTGGCGGATCAGCAGTACGCAGCCGGCGAACATCCAGTCCGCTGGGATCTCTACGACCATCAAGGCAGGCGAGTGTCGCCCGGGATGTACAAGGTGCGCGCCCGTCTTGGCTCCACGACCTTTACCCGGAACGTGGTGATCATCTGA